One Lebetimonas natsushimae DNA segment encodes these proteins:
- the htpX gene encoding protease HtpX, giving the protein MAILMFIIMNLAVMASIYLSIFIIEIIFHVRLDPQTISGLAILSVIVGSSGSIISLLLSKWLAKISMGVRVIETPTTEAEKWLVNTVAKLAERAGVPMPEVGVFDGPPNAFATGPSKSNSLVAVSTSLFDMMDTKEIEGVIAHEINHIKNGDMITMTIVQGVLNALVFFISRLIANIVAPKDEEGNVNPFAYIAISFALEIVLSIFATMIAMWFSRYREYKADAGAVRIDGPEGIYYALAKLGQIPKEQVALPAEMKAFGIVGFLGELFASHPPVEKRLENIKRVARELGYNV; this is encoded by the coding sequence ATGGCAATATTAATGTTTATTATAATGAATCTGGCAGTTATGGCTTCAATATATCTCTCCATTTTTATTATTGAAATAATTTTTCATGTAAGGTTAGACCCTCAAACCATCAGCGGTCTTGCTATATTGTCAGTGATTGTGGGTTCCAGCGGAAGTATAATTTCGCTTCTTCTTTCAAAATGGTTGGCAAAAATAAGTATGGGTGTCAGGGTTATAGAAACTCCGACAACCGAAGCTGAAAAATGGCTTGTAAATACTGTGGCCAAACTGGCAGAGAGAGCAGGTGTTCCGATGCCGGAAGTAGGTGTGTTTGACGGACCTCCTAACGCTTTTGCCACAGGACCTAGTAAAAGCAATTCTCTTGTGGCTGTATCCACAAGTTTGTTTGATATGATGGATACAAAAGAAATTGAGGGGGTAATAGCACATGAAATTAACCATATCAAAAACGGGGATATGATAACTATGACAATAGTCCAGGGGGTATTAAACGCTCTTGTGTTTTTTATTTCCCGTTTGATTGCAAACATAGTGGCACCGAAAGATGAAGAAGGAAATGTAAATCCTTTTGCTTATATAGCTATTTCTTTTGCTCTTGAAATAGTTTTGAGTATATTTGCAACAATGATTGCAATGTGGTTTAGCAGATACAGGGAATATAAAGCTGATGCTGGGGCTGTTAGAATAGATGGACCAGAGGGAATTTATTATGCTCTTGCAAAATTAGGTCAGATTCCAAAAGAACAGGTGGCGCTTCCGGCTGAGATGAAAGCATTTGGGATTGTTGGATTTTTAGGCGAACTTTTTGCATCACACCCGCCTGTTGAAAAAAGACTTGAAAATATTAAAAGAGTTGCAAGAGAACTCGGTTATAATGTTTAA